One genomic window of Anaeromicrobium sediminis includes the following:
- a CDS encoding site-specific integrase — MKFVQPIRDKHKIEEMKNELLKSGYKNYLLFVAGINTGLRISDLLRLRVYHVRDRNHIIIIEKKTGKEKRFLINSQLRKDFEKYIRNMSDDTYLFKSRKGENNPISRIQAYRILNNAASIIGLSEIGTHTLRKTFGYWHYQIYKDIAILQDIFNHSSPSITLRYIGITQDLKDKTIEDFYL; from the coding sequence GTGAAATTTGTACAGCCTATAAGGGATAAACATAAGATTGAAGAGATGAAAAATGAGCTCTTAAAAAGTGGTTATAAAAATTATTTATTATTTGTGGCTGGAATAAATACAGGACTTAGAATTAGTGATTTGTTAAGATTAAGAGTCTACCATGTACGTGATAGAAATCACATTATTATAATAGAGAAGAAGACGGGTAAGGAAAAAAGGTTTTTAATTAATAGTCAACTTCGAAAGGATTTCGAAAAATACATAAGAAACATGAGTGATGATACTTATCTATTCAAAAGTAGAAAAGGAGAAAATAATCCTATTTCAAGAATTCAAGCTTATAGAATTTTAAATAACGCTGCAAGCATAATAGGACTTTCGGAGATAGGTACTCATACTTTGAGGAAAACTTTTGGATACTGGCATTATCAAATATATAAAGACATAGCCATACTTCAAGACATTTTTAATCACTCATCTCCAAGTATAACTTTAAGGTATATAGGTATAACTCAAGATCTGAAAGATAAGACTATAGAGGATTTTTATCTTTAG
- a CDS encoding PQQ-binding-like beta-propeller repeat protein, with translation MKSALKNFLFIVVCILVISTVAYVNTNNSKDRNIKKAQEQKFELPKQNIVDLDVLWTFKIDGEPERYITEGDKLYILSSTKTIYTVSLSELRIIDEFKIDVDIDDDGFSYIAIEKGVIALAYGWDSDDIFIINTKTKRTKRVVFNRKFKDRGDASRFLIYNNILMYDGSIYVTGNNATFGMDYTTGKVVWKNDRGFKAGSVDLYKYKNKYLYLKGSTYYEFNPKTGEVLNKYPFIRKSKDEKNFLVDNVFKNPPDEEFGSWHLRNIATSKGYFYTLDNSKFNFYERQLHPIWVIDFEKRISERQEYGRYMVLSLCNNYEFKGTKLNDKLIKDIVLLDLENTDRPIIWNTGIHSELWMESIIVVNNQLYTCDKYGTVKVFDLSKLEK, from the coding sequence TTGAAATCAGCATTGAAAAATTTTCTATTTATTGTAGTGTGTATATTAGTTATCTCGACTGTCGCTTATGTCAATACAAATAACAGTAAGGATAGAAATATAAAAAAAGCGCAAGAGCAGAAGTTTGAACTTCCTAAACAGAATATTGTTGATTTAGATGTGTTATGGACTTTTAAAATAGATGGCGAGCCTGAAAGATATATTACAGAAGGGGATAAATTGTATATTTTATCGTCTACCAAGACTATTTATACCGTAAGTTTATCTGAACTAAGAATTATTGATGAATTTAAAATAGACGTTGATATAGATGATGATGGTTTTAGTTATATAGCAATTGAGAAAGGTGTTATAGCACTAGCTTACGGGTGGGATAGTGATGATATATTTATTATAAATACAAAAACTAAAAGAACTAAGAGAGTAGTATTTAATCGAAAGTTTAAAGACAGAGGGGATGCTAGTCGTTTTTTGATTTATAACAATATACTAATGTATGATGGTTCAATATATGTGACGGGGAATAACGCAACTTTTGGAATGGATTATACTACTGGAAAAGTTGTATGGAAAAATGATAGAGGGTTCAAAGCTGGCTCTGTAGATCTATATAAATATAAAAACAAATATTTGTATCTAAAAGGTTCGACCTACTATGAATTCAATCCTAAGACTGGGGAAGTGCTGAATAAATACCCATTTATTAGGAAGTCTAAAGACGAGAAAAATTTTTTAGTTGATAATGTTTTTAAAAATCCACCAGATGAAGAATTTGGTAGTTGGCATCTAAGGAATATCGCAACTTCAAAAGGTTATTTTTATACTCTTGATAATTCTAAGTTTAATTTTTATGAAAGGCAATTACATCCTATTTGGGTGATTGATTTTGAAAAAAGGATTTCAGAAAGACAAGAGTATGGAAGATATATGGTTTTAAGTTTATGTAATAATTATGAATTTAAAGGTACTAAGCTTAATGATAAGCTTATTAAGGATATAGTATTGCTAGACCTTGAAAACACAGATAGGCCTATAATATGGAATACAGGTATTCATAGTGAATTATGGATGGAGTCTATAATAGTAGTAAATAATCAACTTTACACATGTGACAAATACGGCACGGTAAAAGTTTTTGATTTATCAAAATTAGAGAAATAG
- a CDS encoding DUF5050 domain-containing protein, whose translation MKMNKKKKIVIFLALSIILFGLYSMFNTNLRVADESVTDQEIYISKDAQCLPSSGNIANGANVIEHEGYKYYIDFAIGNRLVRESGNQIDQLTSGNINNFVLYDNKIFYLKMDGKLFKIKLLNIDNMKDRELVNTPQPYVYVHRGILYYFNDNNILISYDFESKQINKVASNMYNVNNGYPLFKDNYIYFLNPLNDNKIYRVNINEGKYEKIDEVAGFKINGDDKKLYVYKDRYAYSLNYDGSDKELLMDEVAYNLIVGKNYIFWNLQGDRVVKQDKEKLTRKILDLKIAGQRIGVAEDKFLYGNIIDIPYMKEVDMSKKTVKNIDWDKSRILAAKDRVFYYNEDDSLNSFDLDTMQSKNYNKNGIRKILGFNDNVIYHDNDENYKQLYMTDLNSGTTKIIANDDPFIRRVTNDGIYYEKNLGEGKKVIKKLSLDGSKNIEVANGYYQFIVDDWLYYEKAEGLYRIKEGKSEQRIIDHKVNKKAKYKEGIIYSEDSSLYKVNYDGSNSEKILDIKEPMIFEVFGSSIYYLKKKNREDD comes from the coding sequence ATGAAGATGAATAAGAAAAAAAAAATTGTAATATTTTTAGCATTAAGTATAATTCTCTTTGGGTTGTACAGCATGTTTAATACAAATTTAAGAGTAGCCGATGAGTCTGTCACAGATCAAGAAATTTACATAAGTAAGGATGCTCAGTGTTTGCCAAGTTCAGGCAATATTGCAAATGGAGCAAATGTAATAGAACATGAGGGTTATAAGTATTATATAGATTTTGCAATAGGTAATAGATTAGTTAGAGAGAGTGGAAATCAGATAGATCAGTTAACAAGTGGGAATATAAACAATTTTGTATTATATGATAACAAAATATTTTACTTGAAAATGGATGGGAAACTTTTTAAAATAAAATTGTTAAATATTGATAATATGAAGGATCGTGAATTAGTTAATACACCACAACCATATGTATACGTTCATAGAGGGATTTTATACTATTTTAATGACAATAACATTCTTATTAGTTATGATTTTGAGAGTAAACAGATTAATAAAGTAGCGAGTAATATGTATAACGTTAACAATGGATATCCATTATTTAAAGATAATTATATATACTTTCTAAACCCCCTTAATGATAATAAGATATATAGAGTAAATATAAATGAGGGTAAATACGAAAAGATTGATGAAGTAGCAGGATTTAAGATTAATGGTGATGATAAGAAGTTATATGTATATAAGGATAGATATGCCTACTCTTTGAACTATGATGGTAGCGATAAAGAGCTATTAATGGATGAAGTTGCTTATAATTTAATAGTCGGTAAAAACTATATATTTTGGAATTTGCAGGGGGACAGAGTAGTAAAGCAAGATAAAGAGAAATTAACACGTAAGATCTTAGATTTAAAAATTGCAGGCCAGAGGATAGGTGTAGCAGAGGACAAGTTTTTATATGGCAATATAATAGATATACCCTATATGAAAGAAGTGGATATGAGCAAAAAAACAGTTAAGAATATAGATTGGGATAAATCAAGGATATTAGCAGCAAAGGATAGAGTATTTTATTATAACGAGGATGATTCCTTAAATAGTTTTGATTTGGATACTATGCAAAGTAAGAATTATAATAAGAATGGGATAAGGAAAATCTTAGGCTTCAATGATAATGTGATTTATCATGATAATGATGAAAACTATAAACAATTATATATGACGGATTTGAACTCTGGAACTACTAAAATAATAGCAAATGATGACCCGTTTATTCGAAGAGTAACAAACGATGGTATATACTATGAAAAAAATTTAGGTGAAGGTAAAAAAGTTATTAAGAAGTTATCACTTGATGGTAGTAAAAATATAGAAGTAGCAAATGGATATTATCAATTTATTGTAGATGATTGGTTGTATTACGAGAAAGCTGAAGGATTATACAGGATTAAAGAGGGAAAATCAGAACAGAGAATTATAGACCATAAAGTTAACAAAAAAGCAAAATATAAAGAGGGAATTATCTACTCTGAAGATAGTTCTCTATATAAGGTGAACTATGATGGCTCTAACAGCGAGAAAATACTAGATATAAAAGAACCCATGATTTTTGAAGTCTTTGGTAGTAGTATATATTATCTAAAGAAAAAAAATCGAGAGGATGATTGA
- a CDS encoding class I SAM-dependent methyltransferase — MDIQKIISLVNDVKPYDKGTAIMWTDKYISEQLLEIHINTDINIASRKEESIDKTVRWILKEFGKTDGEILDLGCGPGLYTEKFAKKGYTVTGVDFSQNSIEYAKNRAKQNNLDVNYICKDYLDLDFKDKFDLIIMIYCDFGVLSIEEREVFLKKVYDALKPGGIFIFDALNKYTIDNLKFERNWEFSEGGFWQDEPYLCLSQSSHFLENKAILDQNIIIDEENNYKIYRFWNHYFDGDDLKNIFEKLNFKKVENYQNILENDGLYNDKGVTFYKATK, encoded by the coding sequence GTGGATATTCAAAAAATTATAAGTTTAGTAAATGATGTGAAACCTTATGATAAAGGCACAGCAATTATGTGGACGGATAAGTATATTTCAGAACAATTACTTGAAATTCATATAAATACAGATATTAATATTGCAAGTAGGAAGGAAGAAAGTATTGATAAAACAGTAAGGTGGATACTAAAAGAATTTGGTAAAACCGATGGTGAGATCTTAGATTTAGGATGTGGTCCAGGTCTATATACAGAAAAATTTGCAAAGAAAGGATATACGGTTACGGGTGTAGATTTCTCTCAAAACTCAATAGAATATGCTAAGAATAGAGCAAAACAAAATAATTTAGATGTGAACTATATTTGTAAAGATTATTTAGACTTAGATTTTAAAGATAAATTTGATCTAATCATTATGATTTACTGTGACTTTGGAGTTTTGTCTATAGAAGAAAGAGAAGTATTTTTAAAAAAAGTTTATGATGCATTAAAACCAGGTGGCATTTTTATCTTTGATGCTCTTAATAAATATACTATTGATAATTTGAAGTTCGAAAGAAATTGGGAGTTTTCTGAAGGTGGATTTTGGCAAGATGAACCATATTTATGTTTATCCCAATCAAGTCATTTTCTAGAAAATAAAGCAATATTAGATCAAAATATAATTATTGATGAAGAAAATAATTATAAAATATATCGTTTTTGGAATCACTATTTTGATGGAGATGATCTTAAAAATATTTTTGAAAAACTAAACTTCAAAAAAGTTGAAAATTACCAAAACATATTAGAGAATGATGGATTATATAATGATAAAGGTGTTACTTTTTATAAAGCTACAAAATAA
- a CDS encoding MBL fold metallo-hydrolase codes for MLKKFSNNIYYMPPVEETDRPILAAIVGDDKVLIVDGGNSTDHAKTFLCQLDNLGIYKKRLLAITHWHWDHVFGIKEMDALTFCHKYTANKIKDMMGLDWSDEALDERVAMGEEIEFCSEKIKAEFKEDRNIELKVPEVIFEKSISIDIGNHICILEHVGGNHSPDSTFIYSTKEKTLFIGDSLFVDIYNGEWSWTVDGVRRLGEKILSYDAEYFVEAHVDEKIPREKMEETIDRYIKIGEIVEELGYNRNAILEKLERRLRHITEDDLLSVDWYIAGHFKKRVK; via the coding sequence ATGCTTAAAAAATTTAGCAACAATATATATTATATGCCTCCTGTGGAAGAAACAGATAGACCAATATTGGCAGCCATAGTAGGGGATGATAAGGTTTTAATAGTGGATGGAGGAAACTCAACAGATCATGCAAAAACATTTTTATGCCAGTTAGACAATTTAGGAATATATAAAAAGAGACTTCTAGCCATAACCCATTGGCATTGGGATCATGTATTTGGAATTAAAGAGATGGATGCACTAACATTTTGTCATAAGTATACGGCAAATAAGATAAAAGACATGATGGGACTTGATTGGTCAGATGAGGCTCTTGATGAGAGAGTGGCCATGGGAGAAGAGATAGAGTTTTGTAGTGAGAAAATAAAAGCAGAATTTAAAGAAGATAGAAATATAGAGTTAAAGGTCCCAGAAGTGATCTTTGAAAAATCTATAAGCATAGATATTGGAAACCATATATGTATTTTAGAACATGTGGGAGGAAACCATTCTCCTGATTCAACTTTTATATATTCAACTAAAGAAAAAACCCTTTTTATAGGTGATAGCTTATTTGTGGATATTTATAATGGGGAGTGGAGTTGGACTGTAGACGGGGTACGTAGATTAGGAGAGAAGATACTTTCTTATGATGCAGAATACTTTGTAGAAGCCCATGTGGACGAAAAAATCCCTAGGGAAAAAATGGAGGAGACCATAGACCGTTATATCAAAATAGGTGAAATTGTAGAGGAATTGGGTTATAATAGAAATGCTATATTAGAAAAGCTTGAAAGACGATTAAGGCACATAACAGAGGATGACCTATTAAGTGTAGATTGGTATATAGCAGGACATTTTAAGAAAAGGGTGAAGTAA
- a CDS encoding sodium-dependent transporter, whose protein sequence is MSNVKSKKRENWASRFGFIMATAGFAIGLGNIWRFPYMVGMNGGGAFLFLYFAICIVICIPLFISEISLGRKAQENPIMGMRKIEGKGSFWVSIGWTGTIAVFLIMTYYPMVIGSVISYFFKISFSQFDGASVEEIGLVYKNFMSNPTQLIAYTVLALGITGIIATKGIEKGIEKACKYMMPALFIMLIVLAIRSLTLENSIDGLRWYLTPDFSKINGSVALAALGQAFFSVGIGMASAFVYGSYLSPKTTDVPKDSILVVIFDTAVAFISGLVIFPALFAFGMSPDAGPGLLFITMPKLFSKIPFGNFFGGMFFFLITLAGITSALGFLEPVASTVEGIFKVSRKKAVWYSIGAMFLVGMGPILSQGPWSHIKILGRDLFGLVDFVSGNILLTLCALLISIYTAYVWKFEKFMEDTNIGSTNIKVSNSWRFIVKYIVPIAVGIIMITGIF, encoded by the coding sequence ATGAGTAATGTGAAAAGTAAAAAAAGGGAAAATTGGGCAAGTCGTTTTGGATTCATAATGGCTACGGCTGGATTTGCCATAGGTCTGGGGAACATATGGAGATTTCCTTATATGGTTGGTATGAATGGAGGAGGAGCCTTTTTATTCTTATATTTCGCCATTTGTATAGTTATATGCATCCCTTTGTTTATTTCTGAAATTAGTTTAGGTAGAAAAGCACAAGAAAATCCCATAATGGGTATGAGAAAGATAGAAGGAAAAGGTAGCTTTTGGGTATCTATAGGATGGACAGGAACTATAGCTGTATTTTTAATAATGACTTATTATCCAATGGTCATTGGCTCTGTCATAAGTTATTTCTTTAAAATTTCATTTAGTCAATTCGATGGAGCTTCTGTTGAGGAGATTGGTCTTGTTTATAAGAACTTCATGTCAAATCCTACTCAACTTATTGCATATACTGTATTAGCATTAGGAATAACAGGAATAATAGCTACTAAGGGAATTGAGAAGGGCATAGAAAAGGCTTGTAAATACATGATGCCAGCCCTATTTATAATGTTAATAGTTTTGGCCATAAGATCATTGACTTTAGAAAATTCAATAGATGGTCTTAGATGGTACCTAACACCGGACTTTAGTAAAATTAACGGTAGTGTTGCTTTAGCTGCACTAGGTCAGGCCTTTTTCTCTGTTGGAATAGGTATGGCTTCTGCTTTTGTATATGGAAGTTATTTGAGTCCAAAGACTACAGACGTTCCTAAGGATTCAATTTTGGTAGTAATATTTGACACGGCAGTTGCTTTCATCTCAGGATTAGTTATATTTCCAGCACTTTTTGCCTTCGGGATGTCACCTGATGCAGGCCCTGGTCTACTTTTTATTACCATGCCAAAACTCTTTTCTAAAATACCATTTGGCAATTTCTTTGGAGGAATGTTCTTCTTCCTAATAACTTTAGCTGGAATAACATCGGCCCTTGGATTCTTAGAACCAGTAGCTAGTACTGTAGAGGGAATATTTAAAGTTAGTAGAAAAAAAGCTGTATGGTATTCAATAGGAGCCATGTTCCTAGTTGGAATGGGACCTATCCTATCTCAAGGTCCATGGAGTCATATTAAAATATTAGGTAGAGATTTATTTGGACTTGTAGATTTCGTATCTGGAAACATACTACTTACCTTATGTGCTTTACTAATATCCATATACACAGCATATGTATGGAAATTTGAAAAATTCATGGAAGATACCAATATTGGATCTACTAATATTAAAGTAAGTAATAGTTGGAGATTTATAGTTAAATATATTGTTCCAATAGCTGTAGGAATCATTATGATCACGGGCATATTTTAG
- a CDS encoding glycine/betaine/sarcosine/D-proline family reductase selenoprotein B: MNKKYKVIYYLNQFFGQIGGEDMAHIEPIMKKGPIGPGLAFENLCDDSIEVVGTLICGDNYFNENKDEAIKIISKSIKEYEPDIVIAGPSFNAGRYGMACAGVAQIVNKELNIPVVTGMYEENPGVEICNENSYIISTGDSASGMRRALKKMVSISKKLLWDIELDSPQIDGYIPKGIRKTVFSEKRGSQRAVDMLLARFNNEDFTTELPMPVFDKVDPAKPIKDLRKATIAIVTSGGIVPKNNPDRIESASASKYGKYLINDVDSLTSDFYETIHGGYDPIYANEDPNRVLPLDVLRDLETEGVIGKVYEYFFTTTGTGTSVSNGKEFGKDIGKELFDAKVDGVLLTSTUGTCTRCGATMVKGIEKYGIPVVHLSTIVPISESVGANRIVPTVSIPYPLGNPKLDLIKERDLRRGLIEKALQLIGTEIEEQTILE, translated from the coding sequence ATGAATAAAAAATATAAAGTAATTTATTATTTAAATCAGTTCTTTGGTCAAATAGGTGGTGAGGATATGGCTCATATAGAACCTATTATGAAAAAAGGTCCTATAGGTCCTGGTTTGGCCTTTGAAAACTTATGTGATGACTCCATAGAAGTGGTAGGAACTTTAATATGTGGAGATAATTATTTCAATGAAAATAAGGATGAAGCAATAAAAATCATTTCCAAGAGTATTAAAGAATATGAACCAGATATAGTAATAGCAGGCCCGTCGTTTAATGCAGGAAGATACGGTATGGCTTGTGCAGGTGTAGCTCAAATTGTTAATAAAGAGTTAAATATACCTGTAGTCACTGGTATGTATGAAGAGAATCCAGGGGTTGAAATATGTAATGAAAATTCTTATATAATATCTACTGGTGATTCGGCTAGTGGTATGAGGAGAGCCCTAAAGAAGATGGTATCCATTTCTAAAAAGTTATTATGGGATATAGAGTTAGATAGTCCTCAGATAGATGGCTATATTCCAAAGGGCATTAGAAAAACTGTATTCTCTGAAAAAAGAGGATCTCAAAGGGCTGTAGACATGTTATTGGCTAGATTTAACAATGAAGATTTTACTACAGAATTACCTATGCCAGTGTTTGATAAGGTAGATCCAGCTAAACCTATTAAGGACTTAAGGAAAGCAACTATAGCTATAGTAACTAGTGGAGGAATAGTACCTAAAAACAATCCTGATAGAATAGAATCAGCTAGTGCATCTAAATACGGTAAATATTTAATAAATGATGTGGATAGTTTGACTTCTGATTTTTATGAGACTATCCATGGTGGGTATGATCCCATATATGCTAATGAAGATCCTAATAGGGTATTGCCTCTAGATGTATTAAGAGATTTAGAGACAGAAGGTGTTATAGGAAAGGTATACGAATACTTTTTCACCACAACTGGAACGGGTACATCCGTTTCTAATGGAAAAGAGTTTGGAAAAGATATAGGAAAGGAATTGTTTGATGCTAAAGTTGATGGCGTATTACTTACATCTACATGAGGCACTTGTACTCGTTGCGGTGCAACCATGGTAAAGGGAATAGAAAAGTACGGTATTCCTGTAGTACATTTATCCACCATAGTACCTATATCGGAATCGGTGGGAGCTAATAGAATAGTCCCTACTGTATCCATACCTTATCCACTAGGTAACCCTAAACTAGATTTAATAAAAGAACGTGACTTAAGAAGAGGATTAATAGAAAAGGCTCTTCAGTTAATAGGTACGGAGATAGAGGAACAAACCATATTGGAGTAA
- a CDS encoding glycine/sarcosine/betaine reductase component B subunit produces MKLEIGNIHIKDMVFGERTLVEDGILHINENELRNILKEDPRIMDVKVDIAKPGDKTRIIPVKDVIEPRVKTEGEGNGFPGVTSKMFEAGTGKTKVLKGAAVVTIGDIVGFQEGIIDMWGEGGAYTPFSSTYNLVVDITPVKDLHAHEHEEAVRKAGLKAASYVGEAGRHIKEDELLVYNLESVGDSTLKYKDLPKVVYVQMLISQGLLHDTYIYGVDSKVMLPTFIHPNEILDGAVISGNCVAACDKITTYQHLNNSVILDLYNKHGKELNFLGVVMTPELTTLEGKIRSCNYATKIVKSLGADGVIVSEEGYGNPDADLLMICRRLEKDGIKTVLITDECAGRDGSSQSLADTAKEAKAVVSTGNVSHLVVLPAADKVIGNPKAIENLAGGYEGSLDEKGQISCELNAIIGATSEIGYHNVTVKGY; encoded by the coding sequence TTGAAATTAGAAATTGGAAATATTCATATTAAGGATATGGTATTTGGAGAAAGAACATTGGTAGAGGATGGCATATTGCACATTAATGAAAATGAATTGAGAAATATTTTAAAAGAAGATCCTAGAATAATGGATGTGAAAGTAGATATAGCTAAGCCAGGAGATAAAACGAGAATTATACCTGTGAAGGACGTAATAGAACCTAGGGTAAAAACCGAGGGAGAAGGAAATGGATTTCCAGGTGTAACAAGCAAGATGTTTGAAGCTGGTACTGGAAAAACTAAGGTATTAAAAGGTGCTGCTGTTGTAACTATAGGTGATATTGTAGGTTTCCAGGAAGGCATTATAGATATGTGGGGAGAAGGTGGAGCCTATACACCATTTTCTAGTACCTATAATCTAGTGGTAGACATAACACCAGTTAAGGATTTACATGCCCATGAACATGAAGAAGCTGTAAGAAAAGCAGGATTAAAAGCAGCCTCTTATGTGGGAGAAGCTGGTAGGCATATTAAAGAAGATGAACTTTTAGTATACAATCTTGAATCCGTAGGAGATAGTACATTAAAATATAAGGATTTGCCTAAGGTAGTCTATGTACAAATGCTCATATCACAGGGGTTACTACATGATACCTACATATATGGTGTAGATTCAAAGGTTATGTTGCCTACTTTTATACATCCAAATGAAATATTAGATGGAGCAGTAATAAGTGGTAATTGTGTGGCAGCATGCGACAAGATAACTACTTATCAGCATTTAAATAACTCTGTAATATTAGATCTATATAATAAACACGGAAAGGAATTAAATTTCCTAGGAGTTGTAATGACACCAGAGCTAACTACTTTAGAAGGAAAAATAAGGTCATGCAATTATGCAACTAAGATAGTGAAATCACTTGGTGCAGATGGAGTTATAGTAAGTGAAGAAGGTTATGGAAATCCTGATGCAGATTTATTAATGATCTGTAGAAGGCTAGAAAAGGATGGAATAAAGACCGTACTAATAACAGATGAGTGTGCAGGAAGGGATGGATCATCCCAATCACTAGCAGATACGGCTAAAGAAGCTAAAGCAGTTGTATCTACTGGAAATGTAAGTCATTTGGTAGTTTTACCAGCAGCTGACAAGGTAATAGGTAATCCTAAGGCAATAGAGAATTTGGCAGGAGGCTACGAAGGAAGTCTTGATGAGAAGGGACAAATTAGTTGTGAATTAAATGCAATAATAGGTGCTACATCTGAAATTGGATATCATAATGTGACTGTCAAAGGCTATTAA
- a CDS encoding GrdX family protein yields the protein MEYKIISNNPMVKNEFENTIWVDGNPKDVLIKTRDLLHQDYELVTHPLNASIKMVLSPVKSIILRKIKENKDLFQLEVIEDSILKYDNLYIKNGHRKRKEHYKDFAMIDYTLLKSGMEEVKSTFGGEFLEIRNWKYSY from the coding sequence ATGGAGTATAAAATTATTAGCAATAATCCTATGGTAAAAAATGAATTTGAAAATACCATATGGGTAGATGGAAATCCAAAGGATGTATTAATAAAAACAAGAGATTTATTACACCAAGATTATGAACTAGTAACCCATCCCTTAAATGCCAGTATAAAAATGGTTTTATCTCCCGTAAAATCTATAATATTAAGAAAGATAAAGGAAAATAAAGATTTATTCCAACTAGAAGTTATCGAGGATAGCATTCTTAAATATGACAACTTATACATAAAAAATGGTCACAGAAAAAGAAAAGAACATTATAAGGACTTTGCTATGATAGACTATACCCTTTTAAAAAGTGGTATGGAAGAGGTTAAAAGCACATTTGGAGGTGAATTTCTTGAAATTAGAAATTGGAAATATTCATATTAA
- a CDS encoding sigma-54-dependent transcriptional regulator, with amino-acid sequence MDNMNILVVDDEIEYRQVLKIILDKRGYDTDTAANGEEALRMIKKKNYDLILTDLLMDKMDGVELLKRVKKINENIQVIIITGYGTIENAVEAIKKGAYNYFVKSHAPGILLKDIKKIKEMLLSKKKDKHLNEGFILDSKSEKFKECIHIAKKAADSNANILILGESGVGKEVIANYIHVCSSREKEKFMPINCSAFAESLLESELFGHEKGAFTGAIERRIGKLESVKGGTLFLDEVGDISLNTQVKLLRVLENRRIERIGSNNSIDVNFGLISATNKNISDEIFRGSFREDFFYRISTITIEIPPLRERREDIINLIDFFLNKSKLKYNKEIDHVEDGVMNFLRDYHYPGNIRELKNIIEMLVVLSEGGYVLEKYLPKDKNENRHSLQKINIIKPLKEMRNEIEAEYIKKVLDICENNISKAARELKISRRQLFNKVTEYNLK; translated from the coding sequence ATGGATAATATGAATATACTTGTTGTAGATGATGAAATAGAATATAGGCAAGTGCTTAAAATAATATTAGATAAAAGGGGATATGATACGGATACGGCAGCTAATGGTGAAGAAGCTTTAAGGATGATTAAGAAAAAGAACTATGATTTAATTCTCACAGACCTTTTAATGGATAAAATGGATGGAGTTGAGCTTTTAAAAAGAGTTAAGAAAATAAACGAAAATATACAGGTTATAATCATAACAGGATATGGGACCATAGAAAATGCAGTTGAAGCAATAAAAAAAGGGGCTTATAACTATTTTGTAAAAAGCCATGCACCTGGAATCCTTTTAAAGGATATAAAAAAAATCAAGGAAATGCTATTATCAAAGAAGAAAGATAAACACTTAAACGAAGGATTTATATTGGATTCAAAAAGTGAAAAATTTAAAGAATGTATTCATATAGCTAAAAAGGCTGCAGACAGTAATGCCAATATACTAATACTAGGAGAATCTGGTGTAGGGAAAGAGGTAATAGCTAACTATATACATGTATGTAGCTCCAGAGAAAAGGAGAAATTCATGCCCATAAACTGTTCTGCATTTGCTGAGTCCCTATTAGAATCAGAGCTATTTGGCCATGAAAAGGGAGCTTTTACAGGGGCCATTGAAAGAAGAATAGGTAAATTGGAATCTGTCAAAGGAGGGACTCTATTTTTAGACGAGGTAGGCGATATATCCTTAAATACTCAGGTGAAACTTTTGAGAGTTCTAGAAAATAGGAGAATTGAAAGAATAGGAAGCAATAATTCTATAGATGTGAACTTTGGATTAATATCTGCTACTAATAAAAATATCAGTGATGAAATATTTAGAGGAAGCTTTAGAGAAGATTTTTTTTATAGAATAAGCACAATAACTATAGAGATTCCTCCTTTAAGAGAAAGAAGAGAAGATATTATAAATCTTATAGATTTTTTCCTAAACAAGTCAAAACTAAAATATAATAAGGAAATAGATCATGTGGAAGATGGAGTTATGAATTTTTTAAGAGATTACCATTATCCTGGAAACATACGAGAATTAAAGAACATAATAGAGATGCTTGTAGTCCTCTCAGAAGGGGGATACGTGTTAGAAAAATATTTACCCAAGGATAAAAATGAAAATAGGCATAGTCTACAGAAAATAAATATAATAAAGCCCCTTAAAGAGATGAGAAATGAAATAGAGGCAGAATATATAAAAAAGGTACTAGACATATGTGAAAATAACATTTCTAAAGCAGCAAGAGAGCTTAAAATAAGTCGTAGGCAATTATTTAATAAAGTTACCGAATATAACTTAAAATGA